The following proteins are co-located in the Pelecanus crispus isolate bPelCri1 chromosome 5, bPelCri1.pri, whole genome shotgun sequence genome:
- the LRRC40 gene encoding leucine-rich repeat-containing protein 40: MAAARKAREGDPRAGFRRPAAEPGPAVPQGLIRAARKSGQLNLSGRSLTEVPQHVWRINLDTPEEAHQNLSFGAADRWWEQTDLTKLILASNKLQCLSEDVKLLPALTVLDVHDNQLTTLPSALGQLENLQKLDVSHNKLKTIPEELMQLSHLKSLLLHHNELSHLPDGFGQLVNLEELDLSNNHLTDIPTSFALLINLVRLSLACNQLKSLPADISAMKSLRQLDCTKNYLETVPSKLATMASLEQLYLRKNKLRSLPEFPSCKLLKELHAGENQIEILNGENLKHLNSLSVLELRDNKIKSVPDEITLLQKLERLDLTNNDISRLPYTLGNLPQLKFLALEGNPLRTIRRDLLQKGTQELLKYLRSKMQDDVTRPNEEPPVTAMTLPSESKINMHAITSLKLLEYSEKKAVVIPDEMFNAVRSNPVTTVNFSKNQLNEIPPRIVELKDSVCDVNLGFNKISSISLELCMLHKLTHLDIRNNFLTSLPEEMEALTRLQVINLSFNRFKVFPSVLYHIIALETILLSNNQVGSIDPLQLKKMDKLGTLDLQNNDLLQVPPELGNCETLRTLMLEGNPFRTPRAAILAKGTAAVLEYLRSRIPT; encoded by the exons ATGGCGGCGGCGCGGAAAGCGCGGGAGGGGGACCCCCGCGCTGGCTTCAggcggccggcggcggagcCAGGCCCCGCCGTGCCGCAGGGGCTGATCCGGGCGGCTCGGAAGAGCGGGCAGTTAAACCTGTCGGGCCGGAGCCTCACGGAGG TGCCTCAACATGTGTGGCGGATAAATTTGGATACTCCAGAGGAAGCTCATCAAAACCTCTCTTTTGGCGCGGCGGATCGCTGGTGGGAGCAAACAGATCTGACCAAGCTGATACTCGCCTCAAACAAACTGCAGTGCCTTTCAGAGGATGTCAAACTTCTGCCTGCGCTCACTGTTCTGGAT gTGCATGATAATCAACTGACAACGCTTCCTTCTGCTTTAGGACAATTAGAAAATCTTCAGAAACTTGATGTCAG CCACAACAAACTGAAAACTATCCCAGAAGAGTTGATGCAGTTGTCACATTTGAAGAGCCTTCTTCTTCATCACAATGAGCTGAGTCACTTGCCGGATGGATTTGGACAGCTTGTCAATTTAGAAGAATTA gaTCTGTCCAACAACCATCTCACAGACATTCCAACAAGTTTTGCTTTGCTCATTAACTTAGTGCGACTCAGTTTGGCTTGTAATCAACTCAAGAGCCTGCCTGCAGATATCAGTGCAATGAAAA GCTTAAGACAACTGGATTGTACTAAAAACTACCTGGAAACTGTACCTTCTAAATTAGCAACTATGGCATCTTTGGAACAACTTtatctgagaaaaaataaattacgTTCCTTACCAGAATTTCCCTCATGCAAATTACTGAAG GAATTACATGCTGGTGAAAATCAGATTGAAATACTAAatggagagaatctgaagcATCTGAATTCCCTCTCTGTATTGGAACTTAGAGACAACAAGATAAAATCAGTTCCTGATGAAATTACTCTGCTTCAGAAGCTGGAGCGACTTGACCTCACCAACAATGATATCAGTAG ATTGCCTTACACATTGGGGAACCTTCCTCAGTTGAAATTCCTGGCATTAGAGGGAAATCCTTTGAGAACCATTCGAAGAGACCTTCTGCAA aaaggcacCCAGGAACTTCTGAAATATCTAAGAAGCAAAATGCAAG ATGATGTAACTAGACCAAATGAAGAGCCTCCTGTGACAGCCATGACTCTTCCAAGTGAGTCAAAGATTAATATGCATGCCATAACTTCACTAAAATTATTGGAATATAG TGAGAAAAAGGCAGTTGTGATTCCTGACGAAATGTTCAATGCAGTCAGAAGCAATCCTGTCACCACCGTCAACTTCAGCAAGAATCAGCTGAATGAAATTCCTCCAAG GATTGTGGAGCTGAAAGACTCGGTTTGTGATGTCAACCTTGGCTTCAATAAAATCTCATCTATTTCCTTGGAGCTTTGCATGCTCCATAAATTGACACATTTGGATATCAG aaataattttttgacaTCTTTACCTGAGGAAATGGAGGCACTGACAAGACTGCAAGtaataaatctttcttttaatag attTAAAGTATTTCCCAGCGTCCTGTATCACATCATAGCACTGGAGACTATCCTGCTCAGCAACAATCAGGTTGGGTCCATAGACCCTCTGCAGCTAAAGAAGATGGACAAGCTTGGAACACTGGACCTTCAGAACAATGACCTCCTCCAGGTGCCACCAGAACTTGGAAACTGTGAAACTCTGAG GACACTTATGTTAGAAGGAAATCCATTCCGCACGCCCCGAGCAGCCATTTTAGCAAAAGGAACAGCTGCAGTGCTGGAATATCTGAGAAGCCGCATTCCTACTTGA